The genomic segment GTACTCCTTCCGTGAATTAGGTAGAATCATAAATTTTAGTTGATCCCGTAGAGATAAATAATGTGATTTTTGCTTTAACCGATCGTAAAGTGAGATTTCTTCAGGTTCAGCTATCTGTATTGTGTTTTGATTATCTTCGTAAACCTCATCAAATTGATTATTTGACTTTGCTATCAATTGCCTTTCATCTGGAGATAAACTTTGTATCCAATCAACATGATGTTGCCAAGATTCTAATAAGATTAAATCACGATCGCAAATTTGAGCGATTTCCGGAAATAGAAAATCTAGTTCTTCTTCAGATTCACATTGCTCTACAACAGAGAGGCTATCTTGACGGATTTTCTCCTGAAGTTGGATGAGGCGATCGCTTACAGCAGTAGGCTGGTTCTGCAACTGATATGTTAAGATAATAGTCTGATCGATAGCCCAAGAACATTCAACTCTACGAAGATATCCAGCTGCACGCGTTTCAGATAACAAGTGCTGATTTCGATATTGTTCTAAAGCATCTGTTAATAAATGCCGTGCGGTTGCTAAATCAGTATTTCGGATACTCGCCTCTGTCTTTAAAGCAGTTTTAATTAAATTAAGTGCTGCCTGAAATTTCCCATATGCCTGAATCATAACTAAACGATGTTGCTCAAACTTAATATCTTGAGCAACTCTATCAATATGATTGATGATTTCTTTACCCCGATCGTCTAAAGCTTTTTTTAAATCAATAAATCCATGTTTAACTTCCAATTTCAATTGCTTTATATCTTCTCTTAATCTCAATATTTGGTGCAAGTTTACTGCTGACAGTGCCAATCCTGCTACAGCTCCTACACCAATCAAAGCTGTAGTTGCTTGCAAAACACTAATATTAGTGTTGATGGTAGTCAAGCTTGACTGAATTAAATCCAGTTTTTCATAAGTTTTTTGAAAACCTCTATGAACTTGAATCATCTGTGCGCTATCCATGATCAACTGTGGAAGAGCTAAAAATGGCTCAGTTATTACACCAACAGCATGACCAACAATATGACCTGTGTTTGCATCTCTAACCATACTCAGTGGAATCCCTGAGGATGATACAACTTGTTTAAGAGTACCATTAGCAAGACCAATCATATGTTCTGGGCGAAATACAAAAAACATAGTACTTAATTTGATTAGTATTTGAAAAATTATTGATTTCAATTGTATTAATTAAGAGCTACGAAAAGCATCGGAGATTACACGGATGAATGAATATTTAATGAGCTTTCAAAGGATTACTCAATCTATAGAGCCAGTTTTGAAGAATGAACAAAACTCACCAGAAACTAAGCAATCTGTAGCTCAGTTGAAACAATCTTTTACCCCCTGTTTTAAAGAAATTCAGCAATCAGCTACTCGACTCAAAACTTTGATGAAAGTATGTTTTGATGATTTGGCTCATACTGAGGACGTTTGGGATAGCAAGCAAAGAGTAGCTGAAATATCTACTTATGAAATATGGGGAAAAATAGGAGATGTAAGTGGGTGTAATATTAGAGTACGTCATTTAAGCAGACAATATAAATCTGAAGTGATTAACCAAGTTAAGAATGATTGGTACAAACGAGAATTGCTGATTAAAGACAAACATTTTTATGATAATAAGCAGAAATTCAAAAATGCGTTAAGTGTTTTTGAAAAGGATAGCTTTATTATAAGGTTACGTTGTGAATTACAAGCTCAGATAAAAGTATTACAAAGCGTTATTATCGATAGTATCAACTTACTCGTCGGGAGCGAACTTGAAACTCACATCCCATTTCTTCAAAGATGTATTGGACAATTAGATAAACAACAGGCAAAAGAACTGGTTACTCAGTTTAACTCAATTGCTTCAACAATAGCTAATCTAGTCGAAAGAGCATTTAGCGAACGCTTTTATATTCTCCCCGTAAATGTTAAATCTTTGGTTGATGCTTTGGACAATACCGCCGATACTTTAGCCAAGCAGGGTGTTTTAGGTATTAGTTGGGAGCAGTTTGATAAATGCTCGAAGGAAGTTTTGACAAAATTGGAAACAATTGTTACTACTATTTTTGATGAGTTTGTCAAATTAGTTGAACAAGCAGTTGAGCAAGGACTAACATTTTACAGTGATTTCCTCGATCGACAAGTCAGGTATCGTCAAGAAACAATAGAACAACGTGAAGCGGAAAAAGCTTGGATTGACGAGCAGTATCGGGAATTGATGCGAGTGCAGGATGGAATTGACGCAATTTTATTGGGTAGCACAAACTATACGTAGCAAGTGGGGTAATGGGTAGCATCAGAGGTGTTTTCTGGCATTTGGGGAAATGATGAAGTTGCAGACAAGTATTTCCGTAATTGTGAAATAAAAAGCCTGGTAATAGAAACCAGGCTACAAACTTTGAGTTCTAGCATAATAAGTACTTTTTCTTCCTCTAGTTTGTACAATTGCATTAAATTAAAACATATTTTTCTTCTTCCAAAAGTTGTGCTGACAAATATACTATCCGAACATTACTTTTACCTTTTACCATTATCATAGAGTAAGGATTATCGGAAAGATCGGAAATTAAACATACACACTTACAGATATCGCAAAAACTTTCCACTACTTCATTAATAGAAAATTTTGTTAAAGAATCATCTTTAATATAAATTGAAATCAATTGTTTAAAATCTCCATCAATATCTTGGACTTGGCATAATATCCGAATGCAATCTGAAATTGGATCGAAGGGCATTTCTTCTAATACAAAAACTTCAGACTGACTTAATCCATATATATGGGAGATAGCTGCACTTATTTCAGTAATCTCTAAGTAACGATTTACCAAGATGTCCTGACAATTCATTGTCCTAATCTCCAACGTTTTTTCCGGATGGAAATGTAGGTTTTCCATCACTTCTGTCCCAAAAAACATCGCCAACACCCTTGACAAATTTTATCTTGTTATCGAATGAAACAGCCCTGGGGGCTAGGGGGATCGAGTCTTATCTGAACCGTATTGACGCTTGTGTTTAATTTTACATCTCAGCTTTACACGAATTCTTTCAATGGGTAGACCAGCTTGATGATTTTCATGCTTCATAAGTTAGAGGGAAAGACAACTTAAGATTTCTAGGATGAAATCGCTAGTTGTTCCGATAAAGCAGCCAGTAACAACAGCAGAATTTTTTAGCTTGGCAACAGCTGCCACATTCCTACGGAGCACAATTTATGAAAGCAGTGGTTTTTCACGGTATTGGCGATATTCGTCTGGACGACGTACCCGAACCCAAAATTCAAGAACCAACCGACGCGATCATCCAGGTAACTGCTAGCGCAATTTGTGGTACCGATTTGCACATGATTCGGGGAACATTTCCGGGAATGAAACCAGGAACGATTCTGGGACACGAAGCTGTGGGTGTGGTGCAAGAAATTGGTTCCAATGTGCGAAATTTGAAGGTAGGAGACCGCGTTGTGGTTCCTTCCACCATTGCTTGTGGTTACTGCTCTTATTGTCGGTCTGGCTATCACTCCCAGTGTGACAATGCCAATCCCAACGGACCTCAAGCGGGAACAGCCTTCTTTGGCGGTCCCCAAGTCAGTGGTCCTTTCAACGGATTGCAAGCAGAGTATGCCCGCATTCCTTATGCCAACGTGGGGCTGGTGAAACTGCCCAAAGAAGTGGATGACGACCAGGCAATTTTAATATCAGATATTTTTCCGACCGCTTATTTTGGGGCAGAACTAGCAGAAATTGAACCGGGGGATACAGTTGCTATCTTTGGTTGCGGTCCGGTGGGTCAGTTTGCCATCGCCAGTGCTCAATTATTAGGTGCCGGACGGATTTTTGCCGTGGATACGATTCCCTCACGTTTGGAAATGGCGCGTTCCCAAGGAGCCGAGGTAATTGACTTCAACAAAGAAGACCCGATTGAGGTTATCCAAAGTTTAACAGGTGGAATTGGCGTAGACCGGGCGATCGATGCAGTCGGCGTGGATGCTGTAGCTCCTAACAGTGGTCCGGCGGCTTCAAAAGCACAGCAACAATCACAGCAATTCCAGCAAGAAGTTCAACAAATTGCCCCGCAAACCAACCCACAAAATGGTAACTGGCATCCAGGTAATGCACCCTCACAAGTGTTGGAATGGGCAGTACAGGCATTGGCAAAGGCAGGAACGCTTTCAATTATTGGTGTGTATCCGCTAACACACAAGTTTTTCCCCATCGGTATGGCGATGAATAGAAACCTGACTATCAAGATGGGCAACTGCAACCACCGCAAATACATTCCAACACTAGTGGATCTGGTGCGGGGTGGGGCGATAGATCCGGCTCAAATCTTAACCCAGGTGCAACCCCTAACCTCTGTAATTGATGCCTACAAAGCTTTCGATAGGCGGCAAGCAGGCTGGGTCAAAGTGGAGTTGGTACCAGGAGTGGAGTAGATAGTCTTCAAAGGATGGGCGTTATATTCACGGGACAACTTTGTGCGTTGATGGTGGATTGATGCAAAACATGGGTTAGGGTGCCTGAGGAGGTTACTTTGATGACCAACGTATTTGAACAAACTGGCAAATGAGGTAATTTATGACAACCACCGCAGCCGATGTCCTCATTAATGTACTTCATGACTGGGGCGTTGAAGTCATCTTTGGTTTACCGGGTGATGGCATCAATGGCATTATGGAAGCACTACGCAATCGTCAAGAGCAGATTCGTTTTATTCAGGTGCGTCATGAGGAAGCTGCAGCGTTCATGGCTTGTGCCTATGCTAAATATACAGGTAAACTGGGCGTTTGTCTTGCAACTTCTGGTCCCGGTGGCATCCATCTCCTGAATGGTTTGTATGACGCGAAGCTAGATGGTCAACCTGTTTTAGCAATCACGGGACATCACTATCACGACCTCATCAACACACACTCCCAACAAGATGTGGACTTGGATAAGGTTTTCATGGATGTTGCCGTATACAATGCCCGTGTTATGGGTCCGACACACGTTGAAAATGTCGCCAATTTAGCTTGCCGTGCTGCCCTCAATTATCGGAGTGTGGCTCACATCAATTTCCCGTTGGATTTCCAATCCCAAAGTGTTGAGAAAAAAGGTTCAATGCGTAACCTGCCCCATCACGTATCGAATGTAAAAGCCCGCAGTGTTTTATTACCTAGCAATGAAGATTTACAGCGAGCAGCAGATGTTTTAAACGCAGGTAAAAAGATAGCAATTCTGGCAGGACGTGGGGCATTGGAAGCTACAGATGAACTGGAGCAAATAGCCGAGAAGCTGGGAGCGCCAATTATCAAAGCTCTGCTTGGTAAGGCAGCGGTTCCTGATGACAGTCCCTACACAACAGGGACAATAGGTGTACTTGGTACAAAGCCATCTCAAGAAGCGTTGGAGACCTGCGATACTCTGTTGATTGTCGGTAGCACCTTCCCCTATATTGAGTACTACCCCAAACCCGGACAGGCGAGAGGCGTGCAGATTGACATCGATCCATTTCGGATTGGCTTACGCTATCCTGTAGAGGTCGGTTTGGTGGGGGATAGCTCTGTTGCTTTGCAAAAACTGTTGCCACTGCTGAAACGCAATGAAGACCGGGGCTTTCTAGAACAGGCGCAGTCTGGTATGAATGAGTGGCGGCAAACAATGCGGGAACGCGGCACCAAGCAGGATAAACCGATGAAGCCACAAGTGGTGGCGTATGAGTTGGGTCAACGGTTATCCGATACGGCCATTGTGTCTGCTGATTCAGGCACCAACACAACTTGGTGGGCACGTCAAATTCCAGTCAAGCGGGGACAGATGCATTCTGTATCGGGCACTCTCGCTTCGATGGGGTGTGGATTACCTTATGCGATCGCTGCTGCCATTGCTTATCCCAATCAGGAATCTATCGCCTTTGTTGGCGATGGTGGTTTCTCAATGCTCATGGCAGAGTTTGTTACTTGCGTTAAATATCAACTTCCCGTCAAGGTAGTGATTGTCAAGAATGGCACATTGGGGCAAATTAAGTGGGAGCAGATGATGCACCTGGGCAATCCCGAATTTGGTTGCGAACTTCAGCCGATTGACTTTGCTGCTTTTGCGAAAGCTTGTGGTGGAACTGGTTTTACCATAGATAACCCAGCCCACTGCGGTGCAATCCTTGACTCTGCACTTGCTACATCGGGTCCAGTTATTGTTGAAGCAGTCGTCGATCCACTAGAACCACAAGTTCCACCACTTGTCAAGTCAGAAGAAGTTGCCATGCTGTCTCAAGCACTGAAACGAGGTGAACCCAATCGTGAGGAACTTGCTGCTAATATCGTCAGTGTCTCAAACATAGAGCAGGTACGAGAATTGATTTAACATCTTTCCCGTGCTACCCAATACTACTTGTTTGAAAGGCGGCACCCAGATTTGAACTGGGGAATGGAGGTTTTGCAGACCGTAACAAGATTTTAAAACCCTTTATTTACAAGACATTCCATTTACAAATTGAATATCGTAACTAAATTTGTGACTAAATAAAAAAATGGGTGTAGGGGAGCCAGTTCTGCAGAGGAGCCCAGCCAAAAAGTTTTTTGAATTTAGGTGTACTAACATAATATTACACTGTGCGAATGCTGGATTTAGCTCTCAGTTCTTAAAGTTGGATTATTTGAGTTAAAACTCTTATTTTACCAAGAGAATGGGTCTAAAGCCTCGCCCTTCTAGGGCGACTTTATTTGTGTTATAATATTTTGCGTAGAAGTTTTCCACGGAAAATGATTGTTTTAGAATTCAAAGCCAAAGGGAAAACGACTCAATATACTGCCATTGATGAGGCGATTAGGACGGCTCAATTTGTTCGCAATAAGAGTATCCGTTTTTGGATGGATAATCGAGGCGTGGGACAAAAAGAAATGTATCGCCTTAGTAAGTCATTGAGAAGAGAATTCCTATTTGTAAAAGCTCTGAATTCTAGTGCTTGCCAAGCTTCTATTGAACGGGCTTATAGTTCTATTGCTCGTTTTTACGACAACTGCAAAAAGTCTGTTCCGGGTAAAAAGGGATATCCAAAGTTCAAGAAAAATTCTCGCTCAGTGGAGTATAAAACCTCTGGGTGGTCACTTTCCGAGACCAGGAAACAAATAACCTTCACCGACAAAAAAGGTATTGGTACGCTCAAGCTGAAAGGAACATGGGATTTAAACTTCTACCAATTAGAACAGGTAAAACGAGTTAGATTAGTTCGTCGTGCTGATGGGTATTATGTTCAATTTCTGATTAGTGTAGACAACAAATTAGAAACACAACCCACAGGGAAAACCATTGGTTTGGATGTAGGACTTAAAGAATTCTATACCGACAGCAATGGACATAGTGAACCTAACCCAAGGTTTTATCGCACAGGAGAGAAACGTCTAAAATTTAGACAAAAGCGCGTTTCTCGTAAAAAGAAAGGCTCTGCCAACCGTAAGAAAGCTATTAATAAATTAGGGCGAGTACACCTCAAAATAAGTAGGCAACGTGAAGAACACGCCAAGAGACTGGCGCGTTGCGTAATCCAATCTCACGACTTGGTATCCTATGAAGATTTGAGGATTAAAAATTTAGTGAAAAATCACTGTCTCGCTAAATCTATTAATGATGCTGGTTGGTATAAATTCAGAAAATGGTTGGAGTATTTTGGGGTGAAGTTTGGCAGGATAACTGTTGCGGTTAACCCCGCCTACACTTCTCAAGAATGCTTCAGTTGTGGCGCAATAGTCAAAAAATCTTTATCTACAAGAACCCATGTTTGCGAATGCGGCTTTGTAATAGATAGAGACTCGAATGCCGCTATCAATATTCTGAAATTAGCCTTGAGTACCGTAGGGCATACGGGAACTTGGATCTACTATCCGAACGCTTCAGGAGATTCGACCTCTACTCATACTGGAGAAATCCTGTATCAGCAAGTTGGGTCTGTGATTGAAGAATCTTCGCCCTTATAGGGCGGAGAGTGTCAAACAGGGTTTCAGCACAAAGATGAATGCTCAAGACGAAGATTAGGCGTTCCTATAGGGGCGACTTCCGCATCGCTAACCCAAAAACGATTTTTCTCTCATGGTTTTTGATTTAATTTTCATCCTATGGGTAGATTGACAAATTGGTGAAAGATTTAAGTTGTGACGAATGGTTACCGATCGCCTGAATTGTGTTACCTAGCAACCTTATCCGTAGCGCTTACCATAGTCAGGTGGAGATACCAGGGTGAATACAAGCATTGCTTAATAGCTTAATATATACTTAAATCTATGTGATAAAGCGAGCAACTTTTTAGAGGGGGGTAGGGTGTGGGGTTTTGCTCACCCACGACTTAACTCATGGGATTGGAATAACGATGCAGTGTTTCTCTCGCGGCGCGTCTCGAAACACAAATTTTTTTCTTGATGTGCTGCCACCCCTCAAGGATTCCTCCTCCAATGCTCCCTACACCCTACCACGCCAAGTGACTGCAGTTACTTTAAGCCTAGGAACCCCTCCATCGAACTGGCTCCCCAACGCCCAACACCCTAGTTTTGGTAGAAAAACAACAAGCTGAGGAAATTATGTTCTATGAATACAGCACAAAAAATTTATGAACTTGTGAAGGCGATGCCAGAAGAGCAGGCTAATGAGGTGCTTGATTTTGTAGAGTTTATCAGACACAAAGCCACTCTCAAGCTTGGGTCAGAGCAATTATCAAAGATTCCTAAAGGAACGTTAACAGGATTACGAGGAATTGCTAAACGGGCTGGTTCGACACCAACTGATACAGAAGTCCAGGAAGAGTATACAGATTATTTGATACAGAAATATCAGTAATGAAAGTTTTAATCGACACTAATATTGTCCTGGATCTGCTGCTAGAACGAGAGCCATTTATAGAGGATGCTATAGCGTTATTTGAAATGGTTGAAATGAGCCGAATTCAAGGATATATTGCCGCAACAACAGTGACAAATGTTTTTTATATTGTCAAAAAGGCTCAAGGTCGAGATACAGCACTCTCGTCAGTTTCGCTTATATTAACAGGTTTGGAGCTTTGTTGCGTTGATCGCATAACGATTGAACAGGCTTTAATCAGTAATTTGAAGGATTTTGAAGATGGCGTTCAGTTTGCCTGTGCAACTCTCAATCAACTAGATGCGATTGTGACTCGTGATATTTCAGATTTTTTTGGGGTGAGCTTACCCGTACTATCTATTAAACAAATCCTTTCACAAGTGTTTCATTGAAGCAATACTAGAAGGAAGTATCTCAAGAGCCTGCTCTGGGGGGGTTAACCAGTAGCGATTCTGGTGAGGTTTAAGTTCTGCTTGTTCTAATAATCTTCCAACATGGCGAACAGATATGCTTTTAATGATGCCTTGTTTGATGATTTCATCTGCCAGTTCTCTTGGTGTCCAATGACTTATTGGTCGTCCGTAGTCTTCTCTTGTGTCCTAGAGTGTCATTTTCTGGAAGTTGTTGGCAAGTCTTGTCAAGTGAAGACAATAGGGAGAAAGCCTCTAGAACTGGGTTCTAGAGGTTTTTCGAGTTATTTTTACTGAAAAGGCGGCACCCAGATTTGAACTGGGGAATGGAGGTTTTGCAGACCTCTGCCTTACCACTTGGCTATGCCGCCATAATTTACTTCTACTTTTGTAGCTTTACTTGTTTTGTCTAAATTTAAGTTTAGATATTAACTTATATTTAAAACTACTTTTCTAGTCTAGCATATGCTTTTCTTTTAGCCAACCCCAAAAATTCAAACTTGACAGCTTAACAGCCCCCTTATCATGGGGCAGAAACTACCCTGGTTTTTATTGCTACTTCTCTGTTACTGTTTGGTACGGGATGGAGTACTTAAACTAACCATTAAAAAGCAAATCAAAGCTTGTGATGTAAGGTTTATCCCTTTTTAACTCCTATTTTCTTTTCTAACTTAACCTCTTGTTTGCTTTCTTATTTACCCATTCTGTCACTTTTTTGTAGAAAGCATCCTCCAGGAATAGCGCTTCTTTGAGGTTAGTGACGGACCTTTCTTGACTAAATAGAAGTGCGGGTGGATGTGGTAATGGATGTGGGTAGGAACTATCGTGTTCTTCTTTTCCAAAATATGCGTCAAAGCAAAGGACTGCTTTTTCTTCGTGTAAAGTGAGAGTGGCGCAAGTGCTCAAGGTTTCACCAAGCCACTCCGTCATACCCCACTCCCTCTGCCATTGATATGTTATTCCCGGTTCCGTAGACTCTACGATCGCGAGCGTTGCTTCTCGACTTCTAGCGTACTCAATTAACAAAATGAGAGACTGTGCTGATATCATTTTTAACTGCGTCTTAAGTGCAATCAGCATAGTAGCATTAGCTAGCTAAGAGTCAACAGTCAACTATTAACAGCACGCAATTTTAAATTGAATAATACAGTGGGAAAGACTTTGCGTCCTTTGGTTTGACATAAACTTTTTGTTGTGGCTCTAACTTTAACTCGTCATAGCGTTCCCGTGTTAAATGGGCTGTCACTACCTGACCGTCATCTAAAGTCAACTCTGCTTGCACTTCCCAACCCAAATGTATCAACCGAGTCACCCTAGCAGGAGCTGTAGCACCATTGGGGCTGGTTTCCACAATGACATCTTGCGGACGCAAAAACACTTCTGGATGGGTAGCATCAAATCCATTACTCTGGAAAATCCCAGATGTACTCGGTAATACGTTTACAGGTCCGATAAAACTCATCACAAACGCTGTTGCTGGATGGTCGTATATTTCTGCTGGTGTCCCTATCTGTTCTACTCGCCCTTTATTCATAACCACGACTTCATCTGAGACTTCCATCGCTTCTTCTTGGTCGTGGGTTACAAAAACAGTAGTTACATGCACTTCATCATGCAAGCGGCGCAACCAAGCTCGCAAGTCCTTCCGAACTTTTGCATCAAGTGCGCCAAAGGGTTCATCTAAAAGTAAAACCTCTGGTTCTACTGCTAGCGCCCTCGCTAGTGCTACCCTTTGGCGTTGACCCCCGGATAGTTGTGAGGGATAACGGTTCCCCAGCCCACTCAGCTGCACTAAATCTAATAATTCTTCAACCCGTTCTTTGATTTTTGCTTTTGTTGCTTTACGAATTTCTAAACCAAAGGCAATGTTTTGCCTAACTGTCATGTGCTTAAATAAAGCGTAATGCTGGAATACAAACCCTATCTTCCGTTGTTGTACGCTTTGGTATGTAGCATCTTTACCCGTCAGCAAAATTTTACCGCTGTCTGGCAATTCCAAACCCGCAATTAAACGCAGCAGTGTGGACTTACCCGAACCTGATGGTCCAAGCAGTGCTACCAGAGAACCACTCTTAACTTCCAGACTGACTCGATCTACTGCTTTAAAATTGCCAAACTCTTTAGATACGTTCTCAACAACTATGCCCACTGTGACTGCACCTCGGAAACCAATCTACGGGTTTTTGATTAAGATTAGCGTATATCGGAGTATACCATAATTCAGCAGCAAGCAGTAACAAGCGAGCTGCAATCGCACCACTCAACTCCCACAGCTACCACAATCTAAGGAGCCGCAATCTGCAGCACCGCAATCTAAGGAGCCACAGTCTGCACCACTGCAATCCAAACCACTACAATCAATTGTTGCTAAATCGGCAAACCCTTCGATACAATCACAACCTCCATCACAATCGCTGCTCGTGCAGTCCGATTGGCCGGCTTTATCTTTAGTACAATTGTTTTTCCTACGCTTTTTACCTGGTGTTTCTTCTGTCGATTCCTCACCATCAATTTGCGCCCGCAAAATTCCATTGGCTTGGGAACAGGCTTGAAATCGGATTCGAGATTTGGCGATCGCATCGCGCAAACCTTCTTGAGTAATGACTCGTTTGACGTACTGCGAACAAGATTCTCCACCATACAGAATTCGATGAGCACAACTAAATCCTTTGTAAGGAGAAATATGTTTTTGATACTGAGTAATTGCTGCAACACTAATTTTTCTGCTGATTGAGCCGAACACTGAGACCTGCATAAATTGGGTAATAAACCATAGATGTTTCCTAATTCACTATTCCCAATCCCCAAACCCCAATTCCCAATTCACAATTTGGAGAAATATTAAGGAATGTTGCATTTGTTTCAGAGATTG from the Tolypothrix bouteillei VB521301 genome contains:
- a CDS encoding thiamine pyrophosphate-dependent enzyme: MTTTAADVLINVLHDWGVEVIFGLPGDGINGIMEALRNRQEQIRFIQVRHEEAAAFMACAYAKYTGKLGVCLATSGPGGIHLLNGLYDAKLDGQPVLAITGHHYHDLINTHSQQDVDLDKVFMDVAVYNARVMGPTHVENVANLACRAALNYRSVAHINFPLDFQSQSVEKKGSMRNLPHHVSNVKARSVLLPSNEDLQRAADVLNAGKKIAILAGRGALEATDELEQIAEKLGAPIIKALLGKAAVPDDSPYTTGTIGVLGTKPSQEALETCDTLLIVGSTFPYIEYYPKPGQARGVQIDIDPFRIGLRYPVEVGLVGDSSVALQKLLPLLKRNEDRGFLEQAQSGMNEWRQTMRERGTKQDKPMKPQVVAYELGQRLSDTAIVSADSGTNTTWWARQIPVKRGQMHSVSGTLASMGCGLPYAIAAAIAYPNQESIAFVGDGGFSMLMAEFVTCVKYQLPVKVVIVKNGTLGQIKWEQMMHLGNPEFGCELQPIDFAAFAKACGGTGFTIDNPAHCGAILDSALATSGPVIVEAVVDPLEPQVPPLVKSEEVAMLSQALKRGEPNREELAANIVSVSNIEQVRELI
- a CDS encoding sulfate/molybdate ABC transporter ATP-binding protein encodes the protein MGIVVENVSKEFGNFKAVDRVSLEVKSGSLVALLGPSGSGKSTLLRLIAGLELPDSGKILLTGKDATYQSVQQRKIGFVFQHYALFKHMTVRQNIAFGLEIRKATKAKIKERVEELLDLVQLSGLGNRYPSQLSGGQRQRVALARALAVEPEVLLLDEPFGALDAKVRKDLRAWLRRLHDEVHVTTVFVTHDQEEAMEVSDEVVVMNKGRVEQIGTPAEIYDHPATAFVMSFIGPVNVLPSTSGIFQSNGFDATHPEVFLRPQDVIVETSPNGATAPARVTRLIHLGWEVQAELTLDDGQVVTAHLTRERYDELKLEPQQKVYVKPKDAKSFPLYYSI
- a CDS encoding DUF2281 domain-containing protein; translated protein: MNTAQKIYELVKAMPEEQANEVLDFVEFIRHKATLKLGSEQLSKIPKGTLTGLRGIAKRAGSTPTDTEVQEEYTDYLIQKYQ
- a CDS encoding PIN domain-containing protein; translation: MKVLIDTNIVLDLLLEREPFIEDAIALFEMVEMSRIQGYIAATTVTNVFYIVKKAQGRDTALSSVSLILTGLELCCVDRITIEQALISNLKDFEDGVQFACATLNQLDAIVTRDISDFFGVSLPVLSIKQILSQVFH
- the yidD gene encoding membrane protein insertion efficiency factor YidD translates to MQVSVFGSISRKISVAAITQYQKHISPYKGFSCAHRILYGGESCSQYVKRVITQEGLRDAIAKSRIRFQACSQANGILRAQIDGEESTEETPGKKRRKNNCTKDKAGQSDCTSSDCDGGCDCIEGFADLATIDCSGLDCSGADCGSLDCGAADCGSLDCGSCGS
- a CDS encoding zinc-dependent alcohol dehydrogenase; this translates as MKAVVFHGIGDIRLDDVPEPKIQEPTDAIIQVTASAICGTDLHMIRGTFPGMKPGTILGHEAVGVVQEIGSNVRNLKVGDRVVVPSTIACGYCSYCRSGYHSQCDNANPNGPQAGTAFFGGPQVSGPFNGLQAEYARIPYANVGLVKLPKEVDDDQAILISDIFPTAYFGAELAEIEPGDTVAIFGCGPVGQFAIASAQLLGAGRIFAVDTIPSRLEMARSQGAEVIDFNKEDPIEVIQSLTGGIGVDRAIDAVGVDAVAPNSGPAASKAQQQSQQFQQEVQQIAPQTNPQNGNWHPGNAPSQVLEWAVQALAKAGTLSIIGVYPLTHKFFPIGMAMNRNLTIKMGNCNHRKYIPTLVDLVRGGAIDPAQILTQVQPLTSVIDAYKAFDRRQAGWVKVELVPGVE
- a CDS encoding RNA-guided endonuclease InsQ/TnpB family protein, coding for MIVLEFKAKGKTTQYTAIDEAIRTAQFVRNKSIRFWMDNRGVGQKEMYRLSKSLRREFLFVKALNSSACQASIERAYSSIARFYDNCKKSVPGKKGYPKFKKNSRSVEYKTSGWSLSETRKQITFTDKKGIGTLKLKGTWDLNFYQLEQVKRVRLVRRADGYYVQFLISVDNKLETQPTGKTIGLDVGLKEFYTDSNGHSEPNPRFYRTGEKRLKFRQKRVSRKKKGSANRKKAINKLGRVHLKISRQREEHAKRLARCVIQSHDLVSYEDLRIKNLVKNHCLAKSINDAGWYKFRKWLEYFGVKFGRITVAVNPAYTSQECFSCGAIVKKSLSTRTHVCECGFVIDRDSNAAINILKLALSTVGHTGTWIYYPNASGDSTSTHTGEILYQQVGSVIEESSPL